A region of Dermochelys coriacea isolate rDerCor1 chromosome 1, rDerCor1.pri.v4, whole genome shotgun sequence DNA encodes the following proteins:
- the LOC119850126 gene encoding galactosylgalactosylxylosylprotein 3-beta-glucuronosyltransferase 1-like: MLRRRNLLTTLLIVLPWALLLTLWHQYPATRYLILLRKETDENATAKAHFNSTSPLREEGLPSCSWQQASGMAQKVIQNYVYSRPPPWSDTLPTIFVITPTYTRPVQKAELTRLANTFLHVQNLHWVVVEDSPRRTNLVSNLLEKAGLNFTHLNVETPQSLKISGSWIPSHKPRGTLQRNLGLHWLRDSFNITQPPEGVVYFADDDNTYSLELFEEMRYTRRVSVWPVAFVGGLRYESPIVSPAGKVVGWKVVFDRNRPFAIDMAGFAVSIRLILERPQATFKLEGVKGGYQESSLLKDLVTMDGLEPKAANCTKILVWHTRTERPMLGNEGKHGFSDPRMEV, from the exons ATGCTAAGGAGACGTAACCTTCTGACCACACTCCTGATCGTCTTGCCATGGGCTCTTCTTCTAACCTTGTGGCATCAGTACCCAGCCACCCGCTACCTCATCCTGCTGAGAA AAGAGACAGATGAAAATGCAacagctaaagctcacttcaatAGCACATCCCCGTTGAGGGAAGAAGGGCTCCCATCATGCAGCTGGCAACAAGCCTCGGGGATGGCTCAAAAAGTCATCCAGAACTATGTGTATTCCCGGCCTCCCCCCTGGTCGGACACTCTCCCGACAATCTTTGTAATCACGCCCACCTACACCCGACCAGTGCAGAAGGCTGAGCTGACCCGGCTAGCCAACACCTTCCTACATGTGCAGAACCTGCactgggtggtggtggaggacTCACCCCGGAGGACCAACCTGGTATCCAACCTGCTGGAGAAGGCAGGGCTCAATTTCACCCACCTGAATGTGGAGACCCCACAGAGTCTGAAGATTAGCGGATCCTGGATCCCATCCCACAAGCCAAGGGGGACACTGCAGAGGAacctggggctgcactggctaAGAGACAGCTTCAACATCACGCAGCCACCAGAAGGGGTGGTGTACTTTGCTGATGATGATAATACCTACAGCCTGGAGCTCTTTGAGGAG ATGCGCTATACGAGGAGGGTATCCGTATGGCCAGTGGCCTTCGTTGGGGGTCTGAGGTACGAGTCTCCCATAGTGAGCCCAGCGGGGAAAGTGGTGGGCTGGAAGGTGGTTTTTGACCGTAACCGGCCCTTTGCTATTGACATGGCTGGATTTGCAGTCAGCATCAGACTGATCTTGGAGAGGCCTCAAGCCACTTTCAAGCTGGAGGGAGTTAAAGGAGGCTACCAAGAAAGCAGCTTGCTGAAGGATTTGGTGACTATGGATGGACTGGAGCCCAAAGCAGCCAACTGCACAAAG ATTTTGGTCTGGCATACCAGGACCGAGAGGCCAATGCTAGGTAATGAAGGCAAACATGGATTTTCAGACCCAAGAATGGAGGTGTAA